One segment of Triticum aestivum cultivar Chinese Spring chromosome 2A, IWGSC CS RefSeq v2.1, whole genome shotgun sequence DNA contains the following:
- the LOC123187624 gene encoding L-type lectin-domain containing receptor kinase SIT2-like → MHSRSVLALGLLLLLSLDGEVALAAEDGQFAYQGFVTANLTLDGLATVMPNGLLLLTDPVTEYKTTGHAFHPAPLRFLKSSTTSSTTTTTTNSTAMARSFSATFVFAISSRYDGLTSYGLAFVVAPTSNLSAANGGRYLGLLNATNGTASDRILAVELDTIMDAAFRDINSNHVGINVNSLISRQAKPAGYYSDENGVFQDLRLNSRQPMQVWVDYNAQARRLNVTLAPIQVRKPRNPLLSEVIDLSAVTTDKMYVGFSASAGLSIGTHHYVLGWSFSLDGPAPPLDFSKLPSLPRLGPKPRPKILDAVLPLVTTSLVIVVLAAVFFFL, encoded by the coding sequence ATGCATTCTCGGTCTGTGCTAGCCCTGGGTCTGCTCCTGCTGTTGAGCCTCGACGGAGAggtggccctggcggcggaagacGGCCAGTTCGCCTACCAAGGTTTCGTCACCGCGAACCTCACGCTGGATGGCCTCGCCACCGTCATGCCCAACGGCCTCCTGTTGCTCACCGATCCGGTCACGGAGTACAAGACAACAGGCCATGCCTTCCACCCTGCACCACTCCGCTTCCTCAAAAGTTCCACCACGtcgtcgacgacgacgacgacgacgaacagCACCGCCATGGCGCGGTCCTTCTCCGCGACCTTCGTGTTTGCCATTTCGTCCAGGTACGATGGCCTGACCAGCTATGGGCTTGCGTTCGTGGTCGCGCCGACCTCGAACCTCTCAGCAGCAAACGGCGGGCGGTACCTGGGCCTCCTCAACGCGACAAACGGCACGGCGAGCGACCGGATCTTGGCGGTCGAGCTCGACACCATCATGGACGCTGCGTTTCGCGACATCAACAGCAACCACGTCGGCATCAACGTCAACAGCCTCATCTCACGGCAAGCCAAGCCGGCTGGGTACTACAGCGACGAGAACGGCGTCTTTCAAGACCTGAGGCTAAACAGCCGCCAACCGATGCAGGTGTGGGTGGACTACAACGCCCAGGCCAGGCGATTAAACGTGACATTAGCACCCATCCAGGTACGAAAGCCTAGAAATCCTCTGCTCTCCGAGGTCATCGATCTCTCCGCGGTCACGACGGACAAGATGTACGTCGGCTTCTCGGCTTCTGCAGGTCTCAGTATAGGCACGCACCACTATGTCCTTGGATGGAGCTTCAGCTTGGACGGACCTGCCCCGCCGCTAGACTTCTCCAAGCTTCCCTCCTTGCCACGCCTGGGACCCAAGCCTCGGCCCAAGATATTGGATGCCGTGCTGCCACTAGTCACCACATCCCTTGTGATTGTAGTGCTAGCtgccgtcttcttcttcttgtga